Sequence from the Nocardioides exalbidus genome:
ACGCCTCCGGGCGAGGCGTAGCGCCGGATCGCGGTCGTCTGGAAGGACATGAGGAGCAGCACGATCCACGGTGCGGCCACCGCGAGACGGGCGCCGTTGACCGTCCATGCCTGGCGCGACTCCAGCTCGGAGCGGGTGCGAGCGTCGTCGCGCAGGAACCCGGAGAGGTTGCGGAGCAGCCGCCCGAGGTCGCCACCACCGACGTCGCGCGCGAGCCGGAGCCCCTCGACCACGCGGTCGCCGACGGGGTCGGCGAGCCGCTCCTTGAGCCGGTCGAGGCACTCGCTGAACCGCCCCGTGACCTGGTAGTCGAGGGCGAACTGCGCGAAGTCCGACCGCAGCGCCTCCGGCCCGGTGGTGCCCAGGGCGGAGACGGCGTCGGGCAGCGACAGCCCGGCCCGCACGGCGCTGGCGAGGTTGTCGACCGCCTCCGGCCACACCTCGGCGAAGTCGCGGAGGCGTCGCTGGGCGCGCTGGCGCAGCACCGCGACGGGGAGGTACGCCGCCATGGCTGCGAAGACGACGGCGATCGGCAGCGTGCGCGACACGGCCTGCACGATGGCGAGGACGACGGCGAAGAGCACGACGCAGAGGGTCACCACGCTGGTCGGGGTGACGTCGCCCAGCCCGGCGCGTCCGAGGAGGCGCCGCAGGGCCGAGGACGTCGGCGTGACCGGCCGGGGCGACCGCGGCAGCACGAACGCCGACCACACCAGCAGCAGCCCGACACCGACGCCGAGCCCGACGAGCGCGCCCATCAGTGGTCCCCCGCCGGCCCGGCCGCGAGGACCTCGTGGACGTCGATCCCGACACGCTCGTAGCGCTCGGTCCGAGCCGGGACGCCACCCGTGCGACGCAGCTCGTCGCCATGGCGGACGAAGATCGGCTCGACCTCGATGACGTCGGCCTCCACCCGCCCCGGGACGGAGACGATCTCGTTGACGCGGCGCGTGCCGTCGGCCCCGACGCCGAGGTGCACGACGAGGTCGACCGACGTCGCCACCGTGGGCACCACGAACCGCGCCGAGATGTTGTCGCCCGCGAGCAGCGGGAGCGTGCACATCTTCACGAGCGCCTCGCGCGCGGAGTTGGCGTGGAGCGTGCACATGCCGGGCAACCCGGAGTTGAGCGCGAGGAGCAGGTCGAGGCACTCGGCGGCGCGGACCTCGCCGACGATGATCCTGCTGGGCCGCATGCGCAGCGCTTCCTTGACCAGGTCGCGCAGCACGATCTCGCCGGTCTGCTCGAGGCCGGCCTGACGGGTCTGCATGGCCACCCAGTCCGGGTGGCTGAACCGCAATTCGAAGACCTCCTCGGCGCTGACGACCCGCTCGCCGCCGGGCACGGAGGCGGCGAGGCAGTTGAGCATCGTGGTCTTGCCGGCCTGGGTCCCGCCTGCGACGAGGATGTTCATCCCGGCCCGCACGGACGCCTCGAGGAAACGCGCCGCCTGCGGCGTGAGGCTGCCGAGCGCGACGAGGTCGGCGAGGCGGTGGGCGCGCAGGAGGAACTTGCGGATGTTGACCGCGGTGAAGCCGCGTGTGATGCCCTCGAGCACCACGTGGAGCCGGTGGCCCTCCGGCAGCATCGCGTCGACGAACGGCGTACTGATGTCGAGGCGGCGACCGCTCGACTTGAGCATCCGCTCGACGAGCTCGTCGACCTGGGCGGCGTCGAGGCGGAGGTTGGTGAGCTCGTGGCGACCGCGCCGGGCGATGAAGACCCGCTCCGGCGAGTTGATCCATACTTCCTCGACCTCGGGGTCGTCGAGGAACGGCTGGAGCGGCCCGAAGCCCGCGATCCGGGCCACGAGGTCGCCGACCATCGCGTCGTCGTCGGCCACCGGCGCCACCGCTCCGGTGAGGCTCAGCTCGTCGTGGGCGCGCACGACCTCCTCGGCGATGCGGCGGACGACGACCGCCTCGCGCTGCGGGTCGACGCCTTCGCGGCGGACCCGCTCGCGCACCTGCGCGTCGAGCCGCTCCACGAGATCAACCGCCATGCCCTGCCTCCCCGAGATCGTGCTGGCGTCAAGTTACCCATGACGCACGGCTCGAAAACAGTGCCTCGGTAAAGGTTGTGGACAACGCCGGTCAGGGCTTCGGCAGGGGTCGCACCTCGGCGATGGTCCAGAAGGCGTCGTGGACGAGTGGCTCCCCGAGCCAGCCGGAGACGACCTCGCGGTACTCGAAGGTGTGCTGGTAGGCCGAGTGCGTGGCGACGGTCGGGCCGGGATCGCCCGCCACGCGCGGCGGCACCTCGGCGGTGCGCACGTCGAAGGGCGACGTCCCGTCGGAGAAGACCCGCCAGCCGAGCGGGTCGGAGCGACGATAGAGGTTGCGCCAGCCGTCGACGCCGAGCAGGTCCCACAGCGTGCCGGTGCCGGGCGGGCCGACGGGCGCGTTGCCGCAGTCGGTGGGCA
This genomic interval carries:
- a CDS encoding type II secretion system F family protein, coding for MGALVGLGVGVGLLLVWSAFVLPRSPRPVTPTSSALRRLLGRAGLGDVTPTSVVTLCVVLFAVVLAIVQAVSRTLPIAVVFAAMAAYLPVAVLRQRAQRRLRDFAEVWPEAVDNLASAVRAGLSLPDAVSALGTTGPEALRSDFAQFALDYQVTGRFSECLDRLKERLADPVGDRVVEGLRLARDVGGGDLGRLLRNLSGFLRDDARTRSELESRQAWTVNGARLAVAAPWIVLLLMSFQTTAIRRYASPGGVLVLGIGLGVCVLAYSAMMRIGRLPVEKRILS
- a CDS encoding CpaF family protein, whose translation is MAVDLVERLDAQVRERVRREGVDPQREAVVVRRIAEEVVRAHDELSLTGAVAPVADDDAMVGDLVARIAGFGPLQPFLDDPEVEEVWINSPERVFIARRGRHELTNLRLDAAQVDELVERMLKSSGRRLDISTPFVDAMLPEGHRLHVVLEGITRGFTAVNIRKFLLRAHRLADLVALGSLTPQAARFLEASVRAGMNILVAGGTQAGKTTMLNCLAASVPGGERVVSAEEVFELRFSHPDWVAMQTRQAGLEQTGEIVLRDLVKEALRMRPSRIIVGEVRAAECLDLLLALNSGLPGMCTLHANSAREALVKMCTLPLLAGDNISARFVVPTVATSVDLVVHLGVGADGTRRVNEIVSVPGRVEADVIEVEPIFVRHGDELRRTGGVPARTERYERVGIDVHEVLAAGPAGDH